The DNA window AAGTCGACTCCAAAATCAGAAGGCACAACAGTAACAACTTGAAATGACAATGATTACACTAATATTTAGCTACATGGAAGCTGCTAGGGCATTTTGTGGCTTCCAAAAAGTCCAGCCATGGCCTTTTATGCAACAAATATAACAAGTAGTAAAGGAGAAGCATATTTAACATAACTTCAAATCTGACGTCCAAAACTCCGAATATCTTTATAACATGAAACGCAGAGATAAAAAGTGAAGCAAAGCAATGACCTTTTGTGTTATATCAGACTCGACACAGCATTATGGAACCAAAACGAAGTTAGAACTTTCATTATATGGTAGAGGCTAAACTCACAACAGGTTGAGAAGTGGATTCATTAATTTCACCAGCTTTAGCCAACTCCACAAGAGCAACCTCAGCAGCCGATTGCTCTGCCGCCTTTCGATTGAAAAAACCAGGTAAAGAATCATATCTAACATCCTTCACAATCACTGTGGACCTGAAGGATGGCTCATGGGAAGGGCCTTCTTTGATTGTCTCATATACAGGAGTAGGCAAGCCAGCCTTTTGTGCATACTCCTGCAATCGACTCTTGAACACATAGCAATTCGATACACCTGAAAGATATATGACAAAACAAATAAGAGTCTGTCTGCCTCTCACTAAACAAATCATTTTTCTAACAAGGCACCCATTTGTTTCCATCTTAATTTATCAATACTACTCCAATCCGTTCAACTGATTCGTGAGTCTTCGCGATGTTAAAATAACTCAAGCAGCCAATGGTCTTCCTCAAGAATAgtataattaacattttatttatttaattaaataagattaAGGAAATCCTTTCCAAAATTGCATCTAACTATAACTacgttttatttttacttaagaaaatacaaaaagaagaaatgcaaataaaaaatgggGAATCCAGTAACcatcatattaaaatagtaGCCCTCGTACACAAACAGAGATCTAAGACAAAACCATGAGCTCTATAAAATATTGTATGATATATACCTGAGAATCCTTCGTTGGTGAGCATGGTTATGAACTACTTGTTCGCTCTCTTTGGTCTCCAGAAGGTTGCAAGAAAACTGCGATGATAATAAGCTTGATCGAACGATGATTTCGTTGCCTTTTACTTTGTCGACGGCAAAACAAGTTGTGGTGTGAAACAGAGAGACTGGACCTTCTTTTTTAGCGGAAACTCACTCGCGTGCATTGTTATTTAACttatttctttgtgtttgttttgttttcaaaaactacttttaaatttttttattatatatatatatatatatatatatatatatatatatatatatatatttaaaaaaatatatttttaaataaaaaataccttttaaaaacaataatgttgATCATTAGACAAATGATAACCGTATGATTCGAGGTTTTCGCAGATATATTTTTCGACAAAATCAATCTCAAAACATAGATAGTACCACAATTTCACAAATGGGCCCTGCCAACTAAAACTCCAATTTGGGGGACCAGTTATCCTATTAGAATACAATGGCCCGTTTATAAACTAGATTGGGCTTCCAGATCCATTTCAACCGAACAGGAATTTAACAACCCCGTCGTCTTCAACCGAGAAGACAGAACCCGCTGGCTTTTTAACTAAAGACGGGAGCGTTCAAGATTCTGCTGCCTCTGCCTCTACAAGATTTTGCTTGCTATCTAAAACTGCAATTTCTCATTAGGGTTTATAAGTAGAAGAAAGGACTCTcgatttcaggttttttttatatttaattgaagatatcctctctttttttttcccttcttgttgtgtttgagattaatttttcatgtttggaTTTCATGCCATTTATTTATAAGCGTTATTTCTTTATGAAATTTGTGATCCTGCATGGTTAATGGATTGTTTTGGGGTTTTAAGAATCTGGGATTAAATTGTCAACTAATAACTATAACCAGTTGGATGTTTATTCTCTTAGGTTAAATGGAGGATGcagaaaaaagaagtgaaagatTGAAAGCAATGCGCGCGGTAGCTTCTGCACAGGCTGAAACTTGTAATGATAATGTTGAAACTTCTGCTGTGCCAGGTTTGCTTGCTAATCCGCTTCTTGAGAACCCTGCAACTCAGCCGGCACTGGAGGAGTTGAGTGCGACTCcaaggtttgatttttatacagACCCTTCAGCAGCATTTTCTTCCGACCGAAAGAGGACTGCTACTGCTAACCAGGTTGCACGAGGTTTTAGAcctccaaataatatttcttctaTGCCGCAGTTTTCTTCTCCCCATCCAGGTAGGATACTGCTTGAACAGCTTATTTCATTCTAAAGTTTCTATGGAATCaattcatgtttgatttttgttgtttggaATGTTAGCAAATAAAGGATCATGGTAATGTAACATGTTGTGATTTTTTCTGGAGTACAgaatgatgaaaaaattaactactcAAGTAAGATAACTTGTTCAATGTAAAGGGTGTTATTTTTCCTATACGCATATTGCAATTTTCTTGGTGCTTTCCACTTTCTGTATATATTATAGATGTCATATGGAGCTTTAGAGATATTAAATAGAGATCAACTAACTCTTGGCCGCCTTCAGCTCATGGGGCATTCAGTCGAATGTCGCCAAGCATGGCTAAGTGGCTTTGGGGAGCAGGGGTGGGAGTGTTATTTTGCAGTGTGTAATATTTTAGTAGATCATTATTGCTAGCTTGTGGTTGAGTTGAGAACTTGGCTGCCCGAAATCATTCTGAAATGTTGTACATGGATGGAATTTTTTGGGTGCTTGCCCTAAGCTCATGTAGTAAAATGTTTTGTTGTGCATGGatgatagtttttttccttaatttttggcTGAtggtgattaaaaataaaacaacatggtTTATACCCTGTTGCTCTATAGGGTGGTAGACAATCTTTAGAACTTTGTgattatctctttttttcttggaaggTCAAAGGAACCCTGAAGTGACCCCCTCTTCTGCTTATCAAATGCAAAACAATTATTCACCTGCGAATCAAATGCAAAGCAATTATTCACCCAATCAGAGAATGTATCCAGGGCAAGGACCGTATCACAATGCTGCTTTCTATAGAACCCCAAGCAATTTTGCTAGACCTTTTACCATGAATCAAGGAACTCCTGAAATGTGGAATGGACCAGGTGGCCCAGCAAGCTATCATAGCTCTACTCCTTACAGAGGAATTTCCAGACCATATCCCATTCATCAAGGGAATCCTGGCTTTGGACCAGTAGGGAGCAGTCCATCCCCTGTTTCAGGTTATGGAGGGAGTCCAGCTAGTTCAGGAAGAGGCCAGGGATACTGGGATAGCAGTTCAGGTCTTGGACAGAGTGGTGGAAGAGGGCGAGGCTTTCGTTCTCGTGGCTTTGCACTGAATGAAACACAGGAGCCAGAATGTTTTCATGATAACTCTATGGTTGAAGACCCATGGCAGCATCTAAAACCTGTTTTGTGGAGAGGACTAGATGATCCGGGGAATAATTTGAATGGACCTGTCTCTTCAAATTCCTGGCTTCCAAAATCAATTAGCGTGAAGAAACCAAGAATTTCAGAGTCTTCTAACAAGTCCACTTCTGGACAAACCCTTGCAGAATATCTTTCTG is part of the Populus trichocarpa isolate Nisqually-1 chromosome 2, P.trichocarpa_v4.1, whole genome shotgun sequence genome and encodes:
- the LOC18096260 gene encoding protein SICKLE, whose product is MEDAEKRSERLKAMRAVASAQAETCNDNVETSAVPGLLANPLLENPATQPALEELSATPRFDFYTDPSAAFSSDRKRTATANQVARGFRPPNNISSMPQFSSPHPGQRNPEVTPSSAYQMQNNYSPANQMQSNYSPNQRMYPGQGPYHNAAFYRTPSNFARPFTMNQGTPEMWNGPGGPASYHSSTPYRGISRPYPIHQGNPGFGPVGSSPSPVSGYGGSPASSGRGQGYWDSSSGLGQSGGRGRGFRSRGFALNETQEPECFHDNSMVEDPWQHLKPVLWRGLDDPGNNLNGPVSSNSWLPKSISVKKPRISESSNKSTSGQTLAEYLSAAFTEATNDAPNV